GACTTTTGTGCTCAGCTGCTTTGGCCGGCGACGGTCATCAGCCTGAGGTTtgaggaagggaagaggcatgTCCTGGAACGATGCTTTAATTGCTCTTAGTTTTCAGCAGCAAAGATACGGTCCTGCCCGTTAGCacacacagggtgtgtctacatgtgcatttaagcatgcctaaatttaatgcgcattagcttaatgtgcattaagtgggtttacaaaaaactagaactcttggttctaaaattataccttttagtagaccaactggaaaatggcaagaaaattgtccttttctgctttAAGTGGGTTTTTTAAGTGGGTTAGgcagacatctacatgtgcaagcgTTAAagagcattaacactgtgtgtggactgacttggcaTTAAAGTTTGTTCCCAATTAgaccacacacacagcattaacgTGCTTTAATGCATCTACCCgtgcgttaatgcactttaagtaTCCGTGCCTAAGTTTGatatctgcatttgcaggtatcaaatgtaggcacGATTAGCCCAAAATCGCCATTTTTCAAgcgcattaagggcatgcacctATAGATGCACaccctaatgtgccttaaatttaggctaatgcaccttaaagcatctcgtgtaaatGCGCCTGCGTTCTCCCTGTGCCATTCACTGCCAGCTGGGTAAattggctggagctctggctacaGATCTCACAAACTGCAGTACCTAGGTGGACCATCCAGCAAACTGCAGTACCTGGGTGTGGTCACAAGGTGTCACCTTGACTCTGTGCACTGTGGCAGCTGCAGGACATTAGATGCCAGAGAGGGAGGTGTGAACAGAGGCAGAAtaaagaggggcagggagggagccagcaggagcgcTTCCAGCCATCCCATAGCCCTGAAGCAGGCTTCTTAGTGGGTAAAACAGGAAATGGGCCAAGTGACAGcctctttctgtgcctcagtttccccagctgtgcagtggcaATAAGGCTGCTGAGCTCCTTCGTAAAGCACTTTGTTGCCGACCAGTGAAAATCCCTATATTTTGCTTTTATGATCCGAAGAGCAGGTGGTTGAAAAAGGCAGATGATATTAGGCATGGCATTACAATTATTTGTCTCAGTTCTCAACAAAGCTCAAGTTCAGCATAGAAAATCTTTTCTCCTCCAATATTTTCTGCAAAGACAAGGGAGGAAACAGCCGCCCGCCCAAATAGATTAGAGTCGCGAAGTGGTTACAGTCAATAGCTGCCTAATTTGTAATCAGGACAGAACGAACGCAAGAGATGGTTGAGAACATACGTGAAGGCGATAAATGCAGGTGACGGAGAGGTTTTGGTGACACTTGGAGAGAAAGCTTCCTTCCGTATGTTAACCATACTAAAAATAAGATGTCTAAAGTAGAGTTTGTAAGGATGTTGAGGTGGGGGTTGAGAGCCTCGGAGGAACATCTGAACTGAAAATGACTCAAACCCTTGAACTGAGAAAacccaaaaaatattttgtgcaaGAAATTTTAACAATATTTTTCACCTTCTAAGGTTGTCtttgatttaagtaaaaaaaaaaaaaagcagaaaattgCAACTTTCCAAAATTCTGCTTTGGTTGAAAAGCCATGTTTATCTTcagtaaaatacaataaaataaaatcaggctGTTCCAATGTGAAAATCTGGTTCTGAAGCCATGCTGGAAGTTGGATTCCCACCTGGAGGCTCCTCGGTGCTGCtagaggcagctgggagctgagctttTCCAGCTGTGAAAGACATTCCTGTGCTCTGGAAACACAGAAAGGGGGCTCTGTGAAGCTGCCATGTGGCCAGTCCTGCTCATGATCTCAAGGAATTGTCTTGCAAAAGCCCACGACACTCATAGCACCACGTTCCTCAAGGTTTAGCTTCCCACCAGCCAGCCTGGCTCAGTTACCTGCTATGCGCTCAACCCCTTTAGGGGCGAGGAGAGCTCCCACTCCAAACAGTCTTACCCCTCAGTGTGGGGATGGGACTCCTAGATCTCAAAAGTATGAGCCTTTGATATCGGAGCCAAAATAATCCAGTTGTAGTGATTCAGCACCGGTAACATGCATATACAATACCCCACTGGAAGGGGACAGAAAGCAGCACTGCAAGGCAGACCCTAATAGTGAGGGCACCCCCTGGCACAgaggacacctgggctccatcccctgctctgccattgaaTTATTATTTGACCTCTGGCAAGTTATTTCCTCTTCCTGAGTcttagtttccccacctgtgaaatgggCATCATGACCCCAAGCTGGGCCGTAAATTATGTTACACTGTACCGATGGCCATAGCTAGAGAAGGGCTAGGGGCTGCTGTTACTGGGAGCGACGGATTCTCTTGAATTTATATTATTCCCTCCTTTCAAGGCAAAGTCAAATCGTTGCCTGGAATAGCAGCCACCAGCGTCCCATCTGTCAGCACCTTCAGCCAAGTCACAAGCCAGCAGACGCAAACCTTAGCCCCTGTAACAGTGCATGCCACACCACAGGTAAATACCCAGCGTTTGcgtggatggggtggggtggggtggggattagTAGGTGGAGCGGGTTGGGGTTGCTTATAGCACATAGTCACTACTAATGATTGGGGCTGTAACTCTGCCGGGGGCTGCAGAGATGCACCTGCTGGGACCACTCCCAGCAGTGCACTGGGCACTGTGCTGCAGTTGTGACCGTGGGACATAAGCTTGGAGTCTTGTTCCACCCCCAGGCCAGCCTcctccatgcagtgccctgcAAACAGGGCCTGAGAGGCTGCTGCCCACAAGCCCAAAAGTGCCAGTCTGGCAATAATTTCACAGCTGGGCTCTGGAGGGCTCCCGCAAGCTGGAAACCCAGCTGCAAAGACGGGAGCGATACCAGGTGCAGGCCGGGGGCGGGcaggcctcccctgccggtgccAGGTCTCGCCGGGGCTCACGCGCTGAGGCGGTCTGCAGTGGCGTTGatgtgttcttttttctttttgaaatcttGTTTGCTTTTGCAGGTCTTGACTCAGGAAAGCTTAGCAACAGTTGTGACAGGAGTAATGGTTCCCGCAGGGGCAGTTACTCAACCTCTTCTTATCCCCATCAGTATTTCAGGTCAAGTGGCAAGTCAGCAGGGACTGGCTGTGTGGACATTTCCTACAGCAACGGTCGCTGCCCTTCCTGGACTGACGGCTGCTTCTCCTACAGGGGGAATTTTCAAACCGCCCATAGCCAATCTGCAAGGTAACGGCCCCTCCTCCTGCCACGGCGAAGCTCTGAAGGGGCACGTGGGGTCTTCTGTgtccccagctccctccagcctCAGAAGGGGGGAAACAAGGCCTTATCCAGCACCCTAGTTGGGCCTCAGGCCCCCTCTTCAGGCTGGTGCTGACTGGCAAGACACACAAAGCTAAGGCCAAGCAGAGCTGTGTAGGCTGAGCCCAAGAGCCAGCTTTCGGGTGCTGTCTGCTGCTGACATTTCTGAGACCCCAGGCTAGCCCATTTTGCTGGCTGGGTGGAACTGAGCTTGGAGCAAAGCACTGCTGAGAGGTTTACGCACCCCTTAAGTTATGCACCACCTTAATAAGGCCCCAGCCTGTGCACGGGGGTGAATTGTACCCCCTTGATTCTTCCTGCCAAGCTTCGGACTGGCCTCTTTCCCAGGGGAGCCGCACAGATGCCTCACCCAGCGGCTCTTAGTGCTCAGGACCCACCAGTCTGTAGCTGGTCCCCTCTGGGTTCTCCCTGGTCTCTGATGTGGTTTCCTTAATAGCGTGGGAAGATCTGGGGCTTGTTCAGATTCCCCTTCATTTTAGAGAGACTGCTGTTTGTGATCCTTGCTTTTTGCCAACtccctgggagaggggaggcagatcTGCCTCCAGGCAAGGAGCTGGTGGCAGAAGGAGGATGGCTTGGTGGAAGGGAGGTGGGATTGGGACTAGCCAGCATGCATATAGGTCAGCTGGGGGATGATCTTCCCATGGCCAAAGTGTCTTCAGTGCTCTGGAGACAAGTGTGACCTGCCCTTGGTCACTCACAGGTGCTGATATGAGAACGACCTAGTCTGGGTGGGTAGAGCACTGGGCTAGGACTTGGGACTCCTGGGTCCCTttcccagctgtgctgccagcataCTGGGTGATCCTGGGCAGGTCATTTCCCCACTCTATGTCTCAGCTTCCCTGTCTATAAAATGGGCATAAGTCTCCCACTCCCTTTGCAGAGGGCTTTTTGCTTTCCCAGTGACAGTCATCCTTCAGCTCTTCTGGGCAGTCAGGACGGCTGGAAACATACTTGTAGTTGTTTATGTAAAGCTGAAAAATGCTTTATGTAGTCTCATGAAACTAGGAATCGGGGCTGTATTGGGGCTCAGACTTGCAATAAACCCACGGGTGACAGCAGGACCTCCAGTCAGCCACAGCCTTGCCCTAAAAGCCACCTTTCTGCatcccccttcccagtgccagacATCTAAAGGACAGagaagcagctggtgctggtgcAGAGATAAAGATGGTCACTCACCGGTTTGGAGGGCAGGAAAGGCAACCCCCATAGTCGGTCTATAGGCAGTgagcaggtgggaggcagggaggctgggctggaAGGACCTTGCAGTGCCAGGAGTGTgcaggcaggatggggagggagacTGATGCACAGCAGTCGTTCCAACTGCCACCTCTGCTTTTCTTCCAGCCGCCACGGTGCTGAACACGGCCATCCCGGCCCCtgtgcagccagcccagcccctcccggCTCAGCAAACAGTGCAGCCCCGGCCTCCTCTCCAGGCACCGCCTGTGTTCCAGGCTCCGCCGGTGGTGCAGAGCCAGCCGGCCATCCTGCCACAGCCCACCACAGCGTCCGCACCACCTGTGGCCAAGCCGGTGGAAACCCAGACGCAAATCACGGTCCAGCCCGCGGGATTCGCCTTTAACCCAGGAATAGTAAGGGGCTGATGTCACCATTTGAGTGGGAGGCAGCCTGGGCTAGTGGATAAAGCGCAGGCCTGGGATTCAGGAATCCTTGGTTgttttcttggctctgccactgacttgctgagTAACCccaggcaagtcacttcacctccccaagcctcagtttcctcaGTGAGGCTGCTGCCTTCCTTTGTAGAGCGTTTTGCAGTCATTGGAGGCTAAAAGGAAGGTGTTGCTGTGGTGCCAGGGGTTTTCCTCTgccaaggtgggggctgggggaagctgcGGGTTGGCCTTAGAGCTGCCAGCCCAGAGCAGAGACAGGCTGGATGCTCGTAAATTTAGGCAAAGACTTCAGAACAGCCCTCGAGACCCCTGGTTACCTGGGAGAGTAAGGAGGGTCCAGGGTCTTGGGAGAGCCTAGTTCAAATCCCTattctgccccaggctctgcatgACAGTAGCTAGGCCATTAAGGCACCGGCCTTCCAGGTCAATGGCACTACAGTGTCTCAATACCCTCTGTGCCTCACATACAGTGGCCTCTTACAGGCCTCCCAGCATCCACCTGAAGGTGCATACAAGTGAAGGCTGTGAAGTGTTCAGATGTCcccaggagaggtcccagaggCCTCCATGAGCCTTCCAGTGGACAGGCTGAAAGCCCCAcagcctagggcaggggtggcctgCCTGCAGCACAAGTCCCACGGACCACCTTTATGTGTGATGTGCAGCAGGTCaggaaggggacaagcagcacagtgatagatcaggcagggagcacagggcaggaaacagaaagcagagcagcatgtttggcaggggaaggggatcagagtgatgTGTGGGACtaatctgtggcacacctgccagaatGGCACTGTAACCCAGTGAGGGTTGACTGGAGGGAGTGACGTGACAAGCCTCACCACTGCCATGCTGCTGAGTACTATAAAGGGGTGGAAAGCCCCTCCCTGCCAGGGGCATCAGTGAAGGTGAGGGACACATGGAGTACGGCTGCCTCTGTCTTACCCATGTCCTGCTTCCTCTGCAGATCAGTGCAGCCTCCCTCGGTGGACAGACCCAGCTGCTTggctccctggcagctgccccagtgaTTGCAAACACCATTTCCAGCATGCAGGGGATCACAAGCCAGATCCTGACCAATGCCCAGGGGCAGGTGGGTCAAGCCAGGAACCCAGTACCCAACCCTGCCCTCCCACCGACAAAGCAGGGGGGGACCTGAGAAGGGGAAGAGAATCGTGGAGGGGGGCTGTATCGCATCCCAGTGCAGGGAGGGAAAGGTTTTAGTGCAACACCCCCATGATGCCCGTGTTCACCCCTCCCCAGGTCATTGGGACGCTGCCATGGGTGGTAAACCCCACTGGCCTTGCAGCAGCCAACCCCACCCCGGCcgccctgccagcccagaactTGCAGCTACAGACAGTAACACCGCAGCTGCTCCTCAACGCTCAGGGGCAGGTCATTGCCACACTGGCCAGCAGCACCATTCAGACAGCCGCCATCAAGAAAACCAGCGCCCCGGAGCCTCCCATTAAGAACGAGGTGAGCTTGGGACACCGGGTGTCAAGCCAGAcacctttccctgctgcagtgcgcATGGCCATGTGTTACAGGAACATATCTAGACCTAAAGCCACAAACCTGTGGCTGCTCCCAGAGGCCTGATGAAGTTGGTGAATTGGATATTGGACCTAAGAAGTGTGAACCCATCCCCAAATATGTGGTGTCTCTGCCAGGGACCAGCACCATGACTGTGGGCTGAATCTTGGTGGCAGCTGAGCCCCAGAATGGACAGGGAGCCCCATGTCAGAGGTCACTGGTTTTCCTGGGACCTCTCACAGTCAGGCCAGACATACAAGCAAGACAAAGCCCTGGGAGGCATGAACGGAAAAGCTGCCTAAGTAACCTGAGTGTAGCTGGGCTGATTGCCTCCAGGCCAGTCTGGACCAGCCTTGGCCCTGAGATAAGCCTGGAGCTGTTCTAGATTATACTGCTGACATCTGTGTATTAGCGCAGTATGCTGGCAAAGAGCGGGGTGAGTGGCTAGTGCTCTACCCCAGCTGAGAACTCTCccccactctttctctctctgcaaaATACACCTATCTAGCCCTCCCTGGGGGGATTCTGAGCCTTGTTCCCTGTGTTACCAGGTCCAGCCaatccagccagcccctgctctgacccagccAGCTGTGGTCATCGCCAACCCAGCCCCTGTGGCCAAGCCGTCTTCTGCTCCCGTTCCCGTCACGTGCTCAGAGACCCAAACCGTGAGCCAGCTGGTTTCCAGTAAGCACCTCTGGAGTCCTACCAGTTCAAACATATGCACCACTGTGATGCACTTGGCAAGTTTGGGAGGAAGTCCTGAGTTGGCCCCTTCCATAGGAGTTGGgaggggcagagcacagggtgggggccagTGTTGTGTTCCCATGTATAGCCTTGGCTGTTCCCTGTGCTGGTGCAGCCTGAGCTGAATCTGATTCTTCAGCGTTCTGCATAGCGTGTCACTGCCCCAAACGGATCCCTGTTACCCCCAGAGATGGGGCAGGTCAAACCAAGGGAGAATAAGCATCTGTGCTTCCACAGCAGGAGATGTAGCATTGGCCTCTGGCTCAAGACACCTAGATTCTGTTCCTTTGCTAGCCTGTTGGATCAGAGAGAGTCCCTCCCTCGCTTTATGCCACGGCCATATCACTTGCCCAGAAGAGGAGCGAAGAAATTAAGGCAATAGAAGTGAAATTTGTTGAGGACCCCATGCACAGGTTTGAGTCCTGTCAGCTATGGGCTAGGGTGTCTCTTtctgtggggctgggctcttTTGTGGTCATTTtagcagcacatatactaaaattggaacgatgcagagaagattagcatggcccctgcagAAGGATGACCTGCAAGTttgtgaagcgttccatatttttttggagctggactgttctcagtagtggcagatgacagaacaaggagcagtggtctcaagttgcagcaagggaagttgaggttggatattaggaaaattttctacctaggaaggtagtaaagcattggaacaggttacctagagaggtgctggaatctccatccttggagatttttaagacccgggtagacaaagccttggctaggatgatgtagttggggctggtcctgcttggagcagggggttggactagatgtgaccatctgaggtcctttccaaccctcattttctatgattctttgtcTCTCCCTGCAGTACTTAGCACAGCGGGGCCTGCTTCCACTTCAAGCTCTCTCTCTTGATcagaagggatggggaggagggcaacCCTGCTAGGAAGTGGGGCCTGCTTCCACTTTGAGGTCTCTCTCTTGGTCAGGGGGATGGGGATTCGGGGTGGATGATGTCCTTGCTAGGAAGTGATATGTGGCCAAGTGAACCGCATGGCCTCACAGCTCCACCTGCTTCCAGAGCCCCAGACTCCCAGCACTGGCGTCGACGAGGACGGCATCAACCTGGAGGAGATCCGGGAGTTCGCCAAGAACTTCAAGATCCGCCGCCTGTCGCTGGGGCTGACGCAGACACAGGTGGGCCAGGCCTTGACAGCCACGGAAGGGCCAGCCTACAGCCAGTCTGCGATCTGCAGGTGAGCCAGgtccggggctgggctgggtggcttAGGGTAGGCAGCATTGAGCCCCTGCTTAACTGTGTAGCCTACCCATCAGGAAGAACAATAGGATAAAAAGGAGCCTGGGCTCTCTGGGCTTCCCTTTCAGGAGACTAGCTGTgaaacaccccctccccatccGCTCGCCACAGGCACCAAACCCCAGTGGAGAGACGTGTTAACACCTGGGCACAGCACTGGGACACGTACTCCACATCGCAATCTCAGGCATGCTTTTTGGCCTCAGAGCCAGGAACAGTACCCAGGCATCCTGACTCTCCCATGCTTTCCAGACCCCTGATGCTTGGCCCTGTCTCCCCTTTCTGCCATGCCCACTCAAAGCAGGGAATAGGGTCCAGGAGATCTGATAACAGGTCTCCCACTGCTTTAGCTACTCTGCCCAGAACTAGGGAAGGAAGCCTAATACCTCCCGGTAGTGTGGACTGACCCAGAGCCTTGAGGTGCTCGTAGAACTGTCCATCAATGCTGGCCCCTATTGCCATCAGCTTCCCTCGCCAGCCTTTTGTCTTGCTGGCCTTACATGGGTCAGTAACTGGCTCAATTTTTGTCTTTGGGCCCTGTTGGCTGCTTCCTGAGACTGGGTGGGCCTCATGAGCCTTCTCCTCCCCACAACCTCACCTGCAGGTTTGAGAAGCTGGACATCACGCCCAAGAGTGCCCAGAAGCTGAAGCCAGTGCTGGAGAAGTGGCTGAGCGAGGCGGAGCTGCGGAACCAGGAAGGGCAGCAAAACCTGATGGAGTTTGTGGGTGGCGAGCCCTCCAAGAAGCGCAAGCGCCGCACGTCCTTCACGCCCCAGGCCATCGAGGCGCTCAATGCTTACTTCGAGAAAAACGCCTTGCCCACCGGGCAGGAGATCACTGAGATCGCCAAGGAGCTCAACTACGACCGCGAGGTTGTCCGGGTCTGGTTCTGCAACCGCCGGCAGACGCTCAAAAACACTAGCAAACTCAACGTCTTTCAGATCCCCTAGGCCtagggggtgggcaggtggagacggcccccccacccctgcgaCTTGCCTCCCCCTGGGATCTTGCCCTGAGCACTTTGTGACTGcctgtcccctggccctgccccagccagtgaCTGTCGTGGCGGGTGGGCGGATTCCTTCCCCACCGTGTGCATATATGTTTATGCCCCTTCTGGTCCTTGCGTCCGCACTGGACTTCGTGCCTAgccccttcttcctcttcctcctgagtGTAACCCTGTGCGTGGTGCTGGAGCTCCCTCCCTGCAAATaccacctcttcccccttccccccagggcaggaggtcactGGTCTGCATTTCCATGTCAGACAAAGCTTCTAGCCCTGGGAGCTTTGTTCCAGCAACTCTTGAGGCCACACAGGGGCCAAGCCAGGGAGATGGGAAACATTTTAATTGCGATCCCT
This sequence is a window from Alligator mississippiensis isolate rAllMis1 chromosome 15, rAllMis1, whole genome shotgun sequence. Protein-coding genes within it:
- the POU6F1 gene encoding POU domain, class 6, transcription factor 1 isoform X1 codes for the protein MDTDAVQPQEASLTVNEQVIVMSSHETIRVLEVGVDAPLPAEEDGKTLDAAAEEAANSCPSETGKAGREEVQPNPETTCGETIGKVKSLPGIAATSVPSVSTFSQVTSQQTQTLAPVTVHATPQVLTQESLATVVTGVMVPAGAVTQPLLIPISISGQVASQQGLAVWTFPTATVAALPGLTAASPTGGIFKPPIANLQAATVLNTAIPAPVQPAQPLPAQQTVQPRPPLQAPPVFQAPPVVQSQPAILPQPTTASAPPVAKPVETQTQITVQPAGFAFNPGIISAASLGGQTQLLGSLAAAPVIANTISSMQGITSQILTNAQGQVIGTLPWVVNPTGLAAANPTPAALPAQNLQLQTVTPQLLLNAQGQVIATLASSTIQTAAIKKTSAPEPPIKNEVQPIQPAPALTQPAVVIANPAPVAKPSSAPVPVTCSETQTVSQLVSKPQTPSTGVDEDGINLEEIREFAKNFKIRRLSLGLTQTQVGQALTATEGPAYSQSAICRFEKLDITPKSAQKLKPVLEKWLSEAELRNQEGQQNLMEFVGGEPSKKRKRRTSFTPQAIEALNAYFEKNALPTGQEITEIAKELNYDREVVRVWFCNRRQTLKNTSKLNVFQIP
- the POU6F1 gene encoding POU domain, class 6, transcription factor 1 isoform X2; its protein translation is MDTDAVQPQEASLTVNEQVIVMSSHETIRVLEVGVDAPLPAEEDGKTLDAAAEEAANSCPSETGKAGREEVQPNPETTCGETIGKVKSLPGIAATSVPSVSTFSQVTSQQTQTLAPVTVHATPQVLTQESLATVVTGVMVPAGAVTQPLLIPISISGQVASQQGLAVWTFPTATVAALPGLTAASPTGGIFKPPIANLQAATVLNTAIPAPVQPAQPLPAQQTVQPRPPLQAPPVFQAPPVVQSQPAILPQPTTASAPPVAKPVETQTQITVQPAGFAFNPGIVIGTLPWVVNPTGLAAANPTPAALPAQNLQLQTVTPQLLLNAQGQVIATLASSTIQTAAIKKTSAPEPPIKNEVQPIQPAPALTQPAVVIANPAPVAKPSSAPVPVTCSETQTVSQLVSKPQTPSTGVDEDGINLEEIREFAKNFKIRRLSLGLTQTQVGQALTATEGPAYSQSAICRFEKLDITPKSAQKLKPVLEKWLSEAELRNQEGQQNLMEFVGGEPSKKRKRRTSFTPQAIEALNAYFEKNALPTGQEITEIAKELNYDREVVRVWFCNRRQTLKNTSKLNVFQIP